TCAACAAGGAGTCGCTCAAGAAGCCGGCTGTGAGGGAGTTCGTTAAGTTCTACCTCGAAAATCTGGACAGCGGAATCGTTGAGGAGATTGGCTACGTTCCTGTAAGCAAGGATCAGAAGGAGGAGAACCTGAAGAAGCTTAGCGAAGCCCTGAAGGATCTGGGCCTGGAGTAGGGGGGTGTAGATGGCGAAAGCTTCAGACAAAATCGTTTACGTTTTACTTCTTTTTTCAGCCCTCATCACCGTTGCGGTAACCTTCGGTATAGTTTTGACGCTCGTAGGCGACACCATCAGGTTTTTCTCCCACATTTCACCCCTTGAGTTCTTTCTCGGCACAAAGTGGACTCCAACAATCAGGCCGTACTCCTTTGGCGTTTTACCGCTTGTAGCAGGAACGGTTATGGTTACCGTTGGTGCTGCAGCCATCGCAATTCCATCCGGGTTGCTGGCGGCAGTCTATCTTTCGGAGTATGCGGGGGAGAGGAGAAGGGCTGTGCTGAAGCCATTGCTTGAGATTCTCGCAGGCATTCCAACGGTCGTTTACGGATACTTCGCCTTCGCCTACATAACCCCCTTTCTCAAAGCCCTCTTCCCCGACATCTCCGCCTACAACGCTCTTAGCGCTTCCATTGTCGTGGGAATCATGATAATCCCGATAGTGGCAAGTATAAGCGAGGATGCTTTGAGGGCAGTTCCCCAGTCCTTGAGAGAGGCTGGCTACGCGCTGGGAGCGAGGAAGGCTAAGGTGATAGCAAGCATAGTGATTCCCGCTGCACTGTCGGGTATCGTTGCCAGCTTCATCCTCGGAATTTCGAGAGCTA
The nucleotide sequence above comes from Archaeoglobus fulgidus DSM 4304. Encoded proteins:
- the pstC gene encoding phosphate ABC transporter permease subunit PstC codes for the protein MAKASDKIVYVLLLFSALITVAVTFGIVLTLVGDTIRFFSHISPLEFFLGTKWTPTIRPYSFGVLPLVAGTVMVTVGAAAIAIPSGLLAAVYLSEYAGERRRAVLKPLLEILAGIPTVVYGYFAFAYITPFLKALFPDISAYNALSASIVVGIMIIPIVASISEDALRAVPQSLREAGYALGARKAKVIASIVIPAALSGIVASFILGISRAIGETMAVTIAAGRTPRLVNILNPVDWLGSIETMTAAMVEIGISDVSGQSVAYQSLFAIGFTLFLMTMLLNTVSYAIKMRFREVYR